The region GGCTGCCAAGGCTTTCCTGGCTCCTGAAACCCTGACTTCAGAATTCGACTAATTAACCGCATAATTCGCGGATCAGCTATTTCCTTAGTTAAGAATTTGAGTAGCTTATTGTGACTGACTTGATCGAAAAAATTCTCGATGTCAGCCTCCAAAACGTGTCGGTCACGATAGGCTTGTTTTGCCACTATAGCGACACAATCTATCGCCTTCCTCTTGGGTCTAAACCCGTAGGAAAAATCGTAGAACCTCTGCTCGTAGACTACCTCCAATAGTAGCACGAGTGCCCTTTGGACCACGCGGTCCTCTAAATTGGGAATACCCAAAGGTCTTTTCTCCCCATTGCTTTTGGGGATGTAAACTCGTTTGACTGCACCCGGTTGATAGGCGCCCGCTTCTCTGAGTTTCGCACTCAGAGATTTAACAAATTCCCACTCGTTACCTTTTATTGATCCCACGCTGACTCGATCTAAACCCGCGCATCCGCAATTATTTAGAACTAGTTTTAGTGCATCGGCAAGAAGATAGGGGTCGGTTATATAGCGATAAAGATCCCACTGTTTACGACCTCGTTTTGCATGATCTGCCACCCGAACTCGAATACGTCTTGTTTGTGGGTTGAGGGACATTTGCTTCTCAACCCAGGTTGGATGTTGGGACATCTCAAGATCCTCATTACAGTCGCATTTGCGAGCTCAAGTTCCTTCTGGACCTGACAACCCCTTCCTCTGACTTCTTCCCTGAGTCTCACCATGTTTCCATGGCTGCTTGAGTATTATGGGTGTCTCTGACTTCTCTTAAAACACCTGATCAGAGCTTATTGACTTCACTCCTTCGGTTGTCTACTTGCTCAACCATCATAGACCGTCTTAAAAGATCTCTCCGGTTAACTCCTATGACTCTCACCGGCCCGCCTACAGTCAGTTGCAAGAGAGTGAGTGTCGGTCATTCCGGTTCCACCTGCCGACAGCTTGTAGCCTTCCACGTCGCCAACCGCTTGGGCCTTGCCTCTATCTTCCCATTAACTCGCATTTTTAACTGTTCACTATTAGTTTAGGCTGACCGATGTTGCTCGCGCACAATACCTCGTGACCGCTTTTCACTTGCTACTTAACCCCCGAGTGTTACCACTGCCGGAGACCGCAAGAGGCTTTAGCGGATGGGGCCGGTAACGAACAAATCTCTATTCAGATGTGCTCCCCCTTTCCGCACCACTACCACAGACCTTTAAGAGCGTCTGCTGCGCAGACGGTCCCGCCGCCATTGCAGTTTTGTCTCTAGCACGACTGAGAGTGGTATAGTACATAGGGTCATCTTCGGACGAAAATGGAGGTGGCGGCCGGATTCGAACCGGCGTTCACGGATTTGCAGTCCGGCGCCTAGCCACTTGGCTACGCCACCTCACCCGATAACCTGAGCTTTGGATAAAAGCAAATTCGCCTCCAAAACTCAAGTCCTATTCAATGGATCAGAGAAGTTGCTCACGCGAAAATTTGATTGAGATTCTCGAAGTTTCTCCAAGCCCACTGTGAAGCCTCATTGAGATGAGACAATTGGATGGATAGATTCTCATCCAAGTCGGCCAAAGTCCTAGCCACCCGCATCAGAGCCCGCATTCGGCGCCGAGAATCCCCCATCGTGGGCAAAAGGTTTTCTTTCACAAAGGGAGGCAGAGTCTGAGAGATCTTTGCCTCATCCGTCCTGCCGTTGACTTCGATAAAACCCATTTCCTGAATTTCAGTCAATTGGCGATTTCTTTGAAACAGACGAGCTCTTTCGATATGTTCAAAAATGCTTTGCATAGACTCCATTCCAGCATTTTTGGAATGACCCTGACCCGTCTTTGCCCAATCGCTGCTAAAGGCCAAAACGTCAAATCGATCCAGCATGGGACCACTCATCCTTTCTAGATAAGATCGACAACGAGTCAGACTAAATCGGCACGGGGCTCTGCGTTCTGGAACCAAGCGTCCACAATGACAAAGGTTGGTCGTGGCCAGCAAAAGAAATCTCGCCGGTAACGTCTGATTTTGCCCTCGACGAGAAATGACAATCTCTCCGCTTTCTAGTGGCTCACGCAAGGATTCCTTTACCTGGGTGGGAAATTCTAAAAATTCATCTAACAGAAGCAATCCACCGTGCGCCCGAGTAATTTCACCTGGAAAGACCGGGAATCCCCCGCCAATCATCGAACTTGGAGTCACACTGTGGTGAGGTGAAACAAAGGGCCGATAGGGCGTCGAATCGCTAAACCAGCGTTTGACTCGCGCCATCTCGGGCCACAAGTGAGAGGGAGGAGGCCCAAGAAGAGCATGCAGCCCTCTGGCAAGAGTCGTTTTGCCAGAACCGGCGGGACCGGCGACCAATGTCGCATGCTCTCCGAGTGAAACTATTTTTAAGAGTTTAGCCGCTTCGGTCGGAAAATCCAATTGAGGCAAAGGAGTCGCCTCGAACTTAAATTCACAAAGGGCTTGGCCCCCAATTTTTCCGGAGATCGCAGGCCCTTAAGATCCTTGATCATGAGAAAGGACCACGGCAGCTGTTGATCATGGTTCCCAGTAAAGATCGGGGCTTGAGTGGGGTGATTGAAAAGAGAATCCAGGTCTCCTGGAGCATAGACTTTCCCATCAAGTCCGAGCTCGCCGTAGACATAGATATCCTCGCCAAGCCCTTCTGGTGGCCTCATCTGGCCTGATTTCCAGAGGTAAGCACAGGCAATTGCGAGCTCCAATCCTCGACTTGATTTTCTCCAATGTGAAGGTCTCAAGTTAATAAGAATTTGCTGCCCGGCTGGCCATTTGAACCCTTGAGTCTTGAGGGCCGATTTGATCTTCAGTCCACTTTCTCGAATAGCCGTATCTGGCAAGCCCATAATTTGAAGCTGATTCACACCTGGGAGCAGGTTCAGCTCAACCTCAATAGAAACCAGCTCCATTCCTTTTCGGACAAATGAATAAATTCTCATAAATCCCATTGATGCAAAAAAGAAGGAAGCGAGAAGTCCTATTCTTTCGGTCGCGGGCTAAATAGAGTCCAGAGTTCGAATCAGATCGGACAAACCCCAGAGCTAAAATTCAGATTTTTTCTTTATTTCTCGGCGGGCTCAGACAAAGGATGATGTCGATCGATCTCTTCTCGAATTTTTTTTGCCGACACTGATGTATAAACTTGCGTTGTTTGAATACTCGAATGCCCAAGAAGTACCTGAATCGATCTGAGGTCGGCTCCCGATTCAAGGAGTGCCGTTGCGCAACCATGCCGAAACCGATGAGGCCCCATCGGTTCGTCGAAGCCCGCCTTGATAGACCAAGCCGACAACCAGCGCCAAATGTCCACA is a window of Bdellovibrionales bacterium DNA encoding:
- a CDS encoding ATP-binding protein; its protein translation is MPQLDFPTEAAKLLKIVSLGEHATLVAGPAGSGKTTLARGLHALLGPPPSHLWPEMARVKRWFSDSTPYRPFVSPHHSVTPSSMIGGGFPVFPGEITRAHGGLLLLDEFLEFPTQVKESLREPLESGEIVISRRGQNQTLPARFLLLATTNLCHCGRLVPERRAPCRFSLTRCRSYLERMSGPMLDRFDVLAFSSDWAKTGQGHSKNAGMESMQSIFEHIERARLFQRNRQLTEIQEMGFIEVNGRTDEAKISQTLPPFVKENLLPTMGDSRRRMRALMRVARTLADLDENLSIQLSHLNEASQWAWRNFENLNQIFA